In Acuticoccus sediminis, the genomic stretch CACGTCCAGGAGCTTCGCGCGCGAAGAACCGCTAGCTCGAGGTCGAGGCGGCGAGGATGCGCAGGGGGCTTTCGAGGCGCGCGCCCCCTCCCCTCGCTCGATCTCCGAAATGGTCGCCTGTCTGAGACCCGCCGTGCCGGCAGGAGCGGTCTGCAGGAGGCCAAGCGCCTTGCGTCGGCGTTGGATGGCGGCGCCGAGCTATCGCGACGTGCGGATGAGTGTCTGGTCCACGGGGCCCTCGAAAATGTTACGCGGAAATTCGTATTTCGTCCGGTGGCGGACCTTAGACATTGGTCAGGCGCAACGCCGTGCTATATTGTATACACTCAAGCACAGGAGGTGGGGCATGAGCGAGACGCTGAGCGTTCGGGTGCCGGACGGAACGAAGGAAAAGCTCGACAGGATCGGGGAGGCTTCGCGGCGAACGCGCTCCTTTCTGGCGAGTGAGGCGATCGCCTCCTTCATCGAGCGTGAGTTCGCGCTGATCGAGGGTCTCGAGGCGGGACTTGCCGACATGCGGGCTGGCGATGTCCTCGACCATGACGAAGCGATGCGCCGCGTGCGCGGTGCCATCGCGGCGCGCCCGCACAAGTGAGACGTGTCGTCTGGGCGCATTCGGCCGTCGACGATTTTGCTGACGCCCTTACCTTCATCGCGCGGAGCGATCCAGGCGCGGCATCGTCGATTGCCGATCGGATTGACGATGCCGTGCAGCGTCTTGAAGAGCACGCCGTCGGTCGCCCCGGCCGCATCAGCGGCACCTACGAGAAGCCTGTGAGGCGCACTCGGTACATCATCGCCTACGCGCTCGAGGATGAGGTGCTGACGATCCTGCGCATCATCCATACTGCACGCGACTGGACGGAGGAAGGCTGGCCGATCGAGGCATGACGGAGATGACGACCCCCCTGCCTGTCAGCCCCTTGATTGCGAATGTGCCAGCCGGCTGCTGCCCCGGCGGTTCGGTAGTGCCGCCCTCGCCTGTCGCCAAGCGACAGGTCTACTTCTCTTCAAGACTACAAGTTAGCTTATCTCCTGACCCAATCGCAGAGCAACGAGGCCCGCACGCCCTTCCCCTGCCGCCATGGTGCGGAGATCGCCGCTCTGCCTGCCGTATGAGACGACACCTCGCCTTGTCTACTTGCTGACTTGCCTTGCAGCCTCTCCCCAAGCTGACCTGAAAAGCGTGCGTTCGACCGCGCTGCGGGCGCCGCCGGAAAATCCGCCAGTCAGTATACTTGTCATTAAGTTGCTATTCAGACCTGTCAGCTAATCGTCTTGGTAACAAGATGGTGAGTCGCCAAGGCGACAAGCTATCTTTCAGGCAAGGAGACATGCCGACATGAAGACAATCGCCTTCATCTGTCAGAAGGGGGGGACCGGCAAGACGACCCTTGCCATCTCGCTCGCCACTGAAGCGGTCCGCTCCGGGCTGACCGCCGCCATCATCGATCTCGACCCGCAGGTCAGTGCCTGCGAATGGGGCGACCTTCGCGCCGGCGAAGCACCCATCGTAATCGACGCGCAGCCCGCGCGAATCGAGGGGGTCGTGGAACGCGCCCGAGACATGGACGTTGATCTTCTGCTGGTGGACACCGCCGGGCGCACCGAGCAGGCCGCGCTCGCCGCAGCACGGGTCGCCGACCTGGTGCTGGTGCCGCTGCAACCTTCCGTGGTCGACCTCAAGACGATCCGCGCGACCAACGACCTCATCAACCTAGCAGGCGACAAGAAGCGCGCGGCGGTACTGACGCGAGTCAAGCCGTTCGGCAACCGCCACCTCGAGACGGCAGCCTGGCTGGAAGGGCAGGGGATGCCGGTCTGCCCCGCCACCATCGGCGACCGCATCACGTTCCAGGACGCATACGCGCAAGGCCAGGGCGCCAACGAGATCGATCCCTCCGGCAAGGCCGCGGCGGAAGTACGACAAGTCTACTTGTATGCAAGAAAACTTATCGGCTTGTCGTCTGATGAACGCGCGGAGGTGGCCCATGCCTAAGCCCCGCCGCAACATTGCCGCCGCCATGCGCGATGCTGCCGGCAGCACCCGCGGGACGGTGCAGCCCTTTCCCTCCGCTGCGCCGGCCGCACGGGAGACGCCGCTTGCCACGTCAGTTGAGGCGATCTCCGAGGCGCCGCCGACAAGGCCGGCCATCCAGCCGAGCCGCCAAGGAACTAAGGCGATCACCGGCCACTATCCGCCGGCGGTGCGCTATCAGCTGAAGCTTCTGGCGGCCGAGAAGGGGCGCACGATGGAGGACATGCTGGCCGAAGGCCTCAACATGCTCTTCGCCGCCCATGGCAAGCCGGAAATCGCACCGGCGAGCCGCAAGCCTCCGGAGCGCTGAAAGCGGCCGAGGGATGGGAAGAGCGCCTTGCCCTTCAAATCAGAGGCGCGCGCGCGTGCCGCTGCTTGCAGAAGCCGAGAAAGGCCTTGTTGGGGTTCTTGATCGGTTTGCCCTGTTCGGCCGCGAAGCTCTGCCATTCCTGCAGCAGGAAATAGACGTCGTACCCCGGGGCTACCTTGCGCGCCGCGGCGAAGGTCTCGGGGTCGAGAGACGGCATTTCGAACGGCTCGTCATCCGTCGCTTTGCCGCAGCGCATCGAAGCGCGGCGCTGGAAGATGACGATGTCGTCCTTCAGGCGCACCTGGTAGTCGGGCATGTGGCTGTGCGCCTCGTCATGCTGGACGATCACCGAAACGAGGCGACGGAACTCCTTCGGCGTGGACGCCGAGCCACACTTCTTCTGCAGAAGCTCGATCGAGATCCGCCACTCGGCCTGCATGCCGCAGTGCTTGCGGGCGAGCTCGTAGAGGCGGCGCTCTAGTGGCTTGCGCAAGCGGAAATAGTCGCGGTGGAGGGTCAGAACCTCGTTCGATTCGATGGCGTTGAAGACCCAGTCCGACAGTGTGATCTCAATCTCCTGCATCCGCCCCTCGCGCGTCTCGCGCACGATGCGGGCCCGGTCGATGAGGCCGAAGACGTCGAACTGCTCGGTGCCGCCGGTGACGATGTTGGTCTCGATCTGGGTGCCCTGGAGCCGCCGCAGCGCCGCCTTGAGACCCTCGTAGGCTTGGCCATTGGTCATCCGGTTGGTGGCCTTGAGGAGATCGTAGGCATGCAGCGTGACCCTTCGCGTCACCGGCCGGCCCTCGTTGAGCGCGGCGATGAGCTGGCTGATGCAGTAGATCAAGACGTCGCGATCGTGGACCGTTGCGAGCCCGTCGGGGGAGGGACGGACCTCCACAAAGCTCTTGCCATGCTCGTAGCGGCGGCTTCGATGGTCGGGCTTGGTCGAGAGAGAGAAGATCGGATGCTCCATCGAAGCCATGTCACCCTTGGGTGCAGCATCGAAGATATCGCACACGAAAAGGTCTTGCTGGCCAATGCGGTCCGGCAGGAGGGGGGAGCGGTCAGACCCGTGCGATTCGTTCGATATTTCACCCACCAAGGCAGTATCGATATTTCACCCACCGTATGCAAGCGACTTTCGATATTTCACCCACTCGGACGACGGGCAGAGCGAGCCGCTCGTTCGATATTTCACCCACCGTTTTTCGATATTTCACACACCATCTTTCGATATTTCACCCACCGATAGGTTTGAAAAACCGTTTTATATCAGATGTTTATGGAGTGTTTTCCACCGCGTAACACAGATTCTAACACAGATTCTAACACATACGCTCCAACGCGCAGGACGAGCTCAAACCGGACAAACACCGTCGCGG encodes the following:
- a CDS encoding ParA family protein, coding for MKTIAFICQKGGTGKTTLAISLATEAVRSGLTAAIIDLDPQVSACEWGDLRAGEAPIVIDAQPARIEGVVERARDMDVDLLLVDTAGRTEQAALAAARVADLVLVPLQPSVVDLKTIRATNDLINLAGDKKRAAVLTRVKPFGNRHLETAAWLEGQGMPVCPATIGDRITFQDAYAQGQGANEIDPSGKAAAEVRQVYLYARKLIGLSSDERAEVAHA
- a CDS encoding replication initiator protein A, which encodes MASMEHPIFSLSTKPDHRSRRYEHGKSFVEVRPSPDGLATVHDRDVLIYCISQLIAALNEGRPVTRRVTLHAYDLLKATNRMTNGQAYEGLKAALRRLQGTQIETNIVTGGTEQFDVFGLIDRARIVRETREGRMQEIEITLSDWVFNAIESNEVLTLHRDYFRLRKPLERRLYELARKHCGMQAEWRISIELLQKKCGSASTPKEFRRLVSVIVQHDEAHSHMPDYQVRLKDDIVIFQRRASMRCGKATDDEPFEMPSLDPETFAAARKVAPGYDVYFLLQEWQSFAAEQGKPIKNPNKAFLGFCKQRHARAPLI
- a CDS encoding CopG family ribbon-helix-helix protein, with the translated sequence MSETLSVRVPDGTKEKLDRIGEASRRTRSFLASEAIASFIEREFALIEGLEAGLADMRAGDVLDHDEAMRRVRGAIAARPHK
- a CDS encoding ribbon-helix-helix domain-containing protein encodes the protein MPKPRRNIAAAMRDAAGSTRGTVQPFPSAAPAARETPLATSVEAISEAPPTRPAIQPSRQGTKAITGHYPPAVRYQLKLLAAEKGRTMEDMLAEGLNMLFAAHGKPEIAPASRKPPER
- a CDS encoding type II toxin-antitoxin system RelE/ParE family toxin, giving the protein MRRVVWAHSAVDDFADALTFIARSDPGAASSIADRIDDAVQRLEEHAVGRPGRISGTYEKPVRRTRYIIAYALEDEVLTILRIIHTARDWTEEGWPIEA